In Calothrix sp. PCC 7507, one DNA window encodes the following:
- a CDS encoding aliphatic sulfonate ABC transporter substrate-binding protein codes for MKKLSALLLVASWLSVTLSGCAGTKSVDSVNSAVKNVSNETKDKSNSIRLGYQKGGAVPIAKQRGELEKKLAAQNIKVEWAGPFDRCASLLQAISANQADIGGCGDIPGLSAIAAGQEICIGAVQRPRPEALGSAIVVRGNSNIKKPADLVGKKVAVNQAGAGEYLLLKVLEKEKISKDKVQRVFLGPTDAGPALYQGTVDAWAVWEPYVSLAVLEHGARRITTTHPAPTYSVMLVRNDTAAKSPKAVQAAFSALGEEYAWLNKNAAKSAEFLVKDIKISPAVAKQVTDNQGPQELATPNADDVAKIQKTADWMLAQKILPKKVDVAAVVCPTAK; via the coding sequence ATGAAAAAACTCAGTGCTTTACTGCTGGTTGCTTCCTGGCTAAGTGTAACACTTTCTGGATGTGCTGGAACCAAGTCAGTTGACTCAGTGAATTCCGCCGTGAAGAATGTCAGTAATGAGACTAAAGATAAAAGCAATAGCATTCGCTTGGGATACCAAAAGGGTGGTGCAGTACCAATCGCCAAGCAAAGAGGGGAGTTAGAAAAGAAACTAGCTGCTCAGAATATCAAAGTTGAATGGGCAGGCCCCTTTGACCGTTGTGCAAGTTTACTCCAAGCAATTAGTGCTAATCAAGCAGACATAGGTGGGTGTGGAGACATTCCTGGTTTGTCGGCGATCGCTGCTGGGCAAGAAATATGTATTGGTGCGGTGCAGCGTCCTAGACCTGAAGCATTAGGTAGTGCGATCGTCGTCCGTGGTAACTCTAATATCAAAAAGCCTGCTGACCTTGTAGGTAAAAAAGTTGCTGTCAATCAAGCTGGTGCGGGTGAGTACCTACTATTGAAAGTTTTAGAAAAAGAGAAGATTTCTAAAGACAAAGTCCAACGTGTCTTTCTAGGGCCTACAGACGCTGGGCCTGCCCTCTATCAAGGAACTGTAGACGCTTGGGCAGTGTGGGAACCGTATGTTTCACTGGCTGTATTAGAGCATGGTGCTAGGAGAATTACCACAACCCATCCAGCGCCAACTTATAGCGTCATGCTTGTTCGTAATGACACAGCGGCTAAGTCTCCTAAGGCAGTGCAAGCAGCTTTTAGCGCTTTGGGTGAAGAGTACGCATGGTTGAACAAAAATGCGGCAAAATCAGCTGAATTTCTGGTCAAGGACATTAAAATATCTCCGGCTGTAGCCAAGCAGGTGACAGACAATCAGGGGCCACAGGAACTGGCAACACCTAATGCTGATGATGTAGCCAAAATTCAGAAGACGGCTGACTGGATGCTAGCGCAGAAAATCTTGCCAAAAAAAGTAGATGTTGCTGCGGTTGTCTGTCCTACGGCTAAGTAG
- a CDS encoding LLM class flavin-dependent oxidoreductase, producing MPIELIGMIGTRKLSELDGPTVSITGGSIDPAYVRQFAQAHENAGFDRVLVGYGSTGPDGLTVASFAAAATDRLKFLIAHRPGFVNPTLFARKAATLDHFTSGRIAVHIITGGSDAEQQRDGDWLDHDTRYRRTDEYLEIVKRVWTSDTPFDYEGEFYRVKDAFSDVKPVQQPHIPLYFGGASGAAVPVGAKHSDVYAMWGEPIAAVKERIAEVKAAAPPGRSPKFSVSLRPILGDTEAKAWERARSILSRIKEIRSGTTGNQPVSARPQAVGSHRLLQFAQESEIHDKRLWTPIAAATGAYGNTTALVGTPEQVAESLVDYYDAGVTTILIRGFDPLADAIAYGRDVIPLVRDEVQRREQQAPVFA from the coding sequence ATGCCAATTGAATTGATCGGAATGATCGGCACGCGAAAATTGTCTGAGTTGGATGGACCAACGGTCTCTATCACAGGTGGTTCCATAGATCCGGCTTATGTTCGCCAGTTTGCCCAGGCGCATGAAAATGCCGGTTTTGATCGGGTGCTGGTGGGTTACGGCTCAACAGGCCCAGATGGCTTAACAGTTGCATCATTCGCAGCAGCGGCTACAGACCGCTTGAAGTTTTTAATTGCTCATCGTCCCGGTTTCGTGAATCCCACACTTTTCGCTCGCAAAGCTGCAACTCTCGACCATTTCACCAGTGGAAGAATTGCTGTACACATCATTACCGGCGGTAGTGATGCTGAACAACAACGGGATGGTGATTGGCTTGATCATGACACTCGCTATCGGCGTACAGATGAATACCTGGAAATTGTCAAGCGGGTGTGGACGAGTGATACTCCCTTTGATTATGAGGGCGAATTCTATCGTGTGAAAGATGCGTTCTCGGATGTGAAGCCTGTACAACAGCCTCACATACCGCTTTACTTTGGGGGTGCTTCTGGTGCAGCAGTACCCGTAGGAGCCAAGCACAGCGATGTCTACGCTATGTGGGGAGAACCAATTGCCGCAGTGAAAGAACGGATAGCGGAAGTGAAAGCAGCAGCACCGCCAGGACGATCGCCCAAATTTAGTGTGTCGCTACGGCCAATTTTGGGCGATACAGAAGCAAAAGCTTGGGAGCGGGCAAGGTCAATTTTATCGCGGATTAAAGAGATCCGGTCTGGCACAACGGGAAATCAGCCTGTATCAGCACGTCCCCAAGCAGTAGGCTCTCATCGGTTACTACAGTTTGCTCAAGAAAGCGAAATCCACGATAAGCGCTTGTGGACACCGATCGCTGCCGCTACAGGTGCTTATGGTAATACTACTGCCCTGGTGGGTACACCTGAGCAGGTAGCTGAGTCTCTCGTAGATTACTACGATGCTGGGGTGACTACTATCCTGATTCGGGGATTTGATCCGTTAGCAGATGCGATCGCCTATGGTCGTGATGTAATTCCCTTAGTGAGAGATGAAGTGCAACGACGGGAACAACAAGCGCCTGTGTTCGCCTAA
- a CDS encoding RRXRR domain-containing protein, which translates to MTKVFLIDANKQPLYPVRISHARKLLSQGKAAVFQRYPFTIILTESLSQPKLEQLGFKINPGVKITSNVVTKDKKISINVGRLPKRGR; encoded by the coding sequence ATGACTAAAGTATTTCTGATCGATGCCAATAAACAACCGTTATACCCAGTACGCATTAGCCATGCCAGGAAGTTGTTGTCACAAGGTAAAGCTGCTGTGTTCCAGCGCTATCCATTTACAATTATCCTTACAGAATCTCTTTCTCAACCAAAACTAGAACAACTAGGTTTTAAGATTAACCCAGGTGTCAAAATAACTAGTAATGTTGTTACTAAAGATAAAAAAATTAGTATTAATGTCGGTCGCTTGCCAAAGCGAGGAAGATAA
- a CDS encoding class II aldolase/adducin family protein: MSAFNRQQPPVFETVEEERLHRKQRLAAAFRLFGKFGFSEGVAGHITARDPEFTDHFWVNPFGLYFGHIRVSDLILVNKEGEVVKGDRPVNRAAFAIHSQIHEARPDVVAAAHAHSIYGKAWSSLGRPLDPLTQDACAFYEDHSVFEEYTGVVLDTSEGKRIAENLGSKKAIILRNHGLLTVGHTVDEAAWWFITLERSSQAQLLAEAAGRPHIIEHETARLTQTQVGSHQGGWFSFQPLYDRVARDEPDLFE, encoded by the coding sequence ATGTCAGCATTTAATAGACAACAACCCCCCGTATTCGAGACAGTGGAAGAGGAACGCTTACACCGTAAGCAACGGCTAGCAGCCGCTTTTCGTCTGTTTGGCAAGTTTGGATTTAGTGAGGGTGTCGCTGGCCATATTACAGCCCGTGACCCAGAGTTTACCGACCATTTTTGGGTGAATCCCTTCGGTTTATACTTCGGTCATATCCGAGTTTCTGACCTGATTTTAGTCAATAAAGAGGGTGAAGTTGTCAAAGGCGATCGCCCCGTGAATCGCGCCGCTTTTGCCATCCATTCCCAAATCCATGAAGCTCGACCTGATGTCGTTGCAGCTGCTCACGCCCACTCAATTTATGGTAAAGCTTGGTCTAGTTTGGGTCGCCCCCTTGACCCCCTAACTCAAGATGCTTGTGCTTTCTACGAAGACCATAGCGTCTTTGAAGAGTATACAGGTGTCGTCCTAGATACCTCCGAAGGCAAGCGGATTGCCGAGAACTTGGGTAGTAAAAAAGCCATCATCCTACGTAATCACGGACTGTTAACTGTAGGGCATACAGTAGATGAAGCCGCTTGGTGGTTTATTACCTTAGAGCGTTCTAGCCAGGCACAACTCTTAGCTGAGGCTGCAGGTAGACCCCACATTATAGAACATGAAACCGCACGTTTAACCCAAACTCAAGTGGGATCACACCAAGGCGGATGGTTCAGCTTTCAGCCACTTTATGACAGGGTGGCACGGGACGAACCAGATTTATTTGAGTAG
- a CDS encoding sulfonate ABC transporter substrate-binding protein translates to MINLIYSRLIAKWISLIKFGKLQFRFSGFPVPITGAFVVGIGLSLLFAACSPAPSNSPTATAPNPNATVASNSAPSKGKVVRFGYQKSTVLLRTKGVLEKRLTPEGVTVEWTEFQAGPQLLEALNVGSIDIGPVGESPPIFAQAAGAALTYVAGIVPSPAGSAVLVPQNSPIQKITELKGKKIAFQKGSSAHLLLVNVLEKAGLKYTDIQPISLPPADARAAFVKGSVDAWVIWDPFYAAAEEGIKARPLIDGTGINKQGGYYLAARKFATEQPETLKAILEEVQKLEAWSKDHREEVASTLAPVLGIDIATLKKATNRRSFGIVPITDELLAEQQKVADLYYQLKLIPKQLNIKDATLTKEEYAKIALKS, encoded by the coding sequence ATGATTAACCTCATCTACAGCCGCTTAATTGCGAAGTGGATATCATTGATAAAATTTGGAAAACTTCAATTTCGTTTCTCTGGTTTTCCTGTACCCATAACAGGGGCTTTTGTTGTGGGTATAGGTCTGAGTTTATTATTCGCCGCCTGCTCGCCTGCACCAAGTAATTCACCAACAGCTACTGCTCCTAATCCTAATGCGACAGTTGCTAGCAATTCGGCTCCCAGTAAAGGGAAAGTTGTCCGATTTGGCTATCAAAAATCAACTGTTTTGCTCAGAACCAAGGGTGTCTTAGAAAAGCGTTTAACACCAGAGGGTGTAACTGTCGAGTGGACTGAATTCCAAGCAGGGCCACAACTCTTAGAGGCCTTGAATGTGGGTAGCATTGATATTGGCCCAGTGGGAGAATCACCACCAATATTTGCCCAAGCAGCTGGCGCTGCACTAACTTACGTTGCTGGTATTGTCCCTAGTCCTGCTGGTTCAGCGGTTCTTGTACCCCAAAATTCCCCCATTCAAAAAATTACTGAGCTTAAAGGCAAGAAAATCGCCTTTCAAAAAGGTTCTAGTGCCCATTTGTTGTTAGTGAACGTTCTAGAAAAAGCCGGATTAAAGTATACTGATATCCAACCAATATCTTTACCACCAGCTGATGCCCGTGCAGCATTTGTCAAAGGTAGTGTTGATGCTTGGGTAATTTGGGACCCATTCTATGCAGCGGCTGAAGAAGGGATTAAAGCTCGTCCGCTAATTGATGGTACAGGTATTAATAAACAGGGTGGATATTATCTAGCAGCCCGGAAGTTTGCAACTGAGCAACCAGAAACTCTGAAGGCGATTCTAGAAGAAGTTCAAAAGTTAGAAGCTTGGTCTAAAGACCACCGAGAAGAAGTAGCTTCGACCCTAGCACCTGTATTAGGTATTGACATAGCAACTTTGAAAAAGGCAACTAACAGAAGAAGTTTTGGAATTGTACCCATTACTGATGAACTGTTAGCTGAACAACAAAAAGTTGCTGATTTATACTATCAATTGAAGTTGATTCCCAAGCAGTTAAATATCAAGGATGCAACCCTAACTAAGGAAGAATACGCCAAAATTGCTCTCAAAAGTTAG
- a CDS encoding NADPH-dependent oxidoreductase, whose product MTNPIELLRSRYGEIPFNPVDWNESLTTLLSHRSIRAYLPDSLPPGTLETLVAAAQSASTSSNLQTWSVVAVEDPQRKEELSQLAGNQAHIRQAPLFLVWLADLARLAYVAESRGSSHEALEYLELFLTATVDASLAAQNATLAAESLGLGTVYIGAIRNKPEEVAAILNLPPAVFPVFGLTVGYPNPEVNAAIKPRLPQSAILHRETYQLSPQEEAIAHYNDVIKDFYTEQQINIGVDWSEHSSQRIATVESLRGRDRLRQVLNNLGFKLL is encoded by the coding sequence ATGACTAATCCTATCGAACTCTTGCGATCGCGCTACGGTGAAATTCCCTTCAATCCAGTTGACTGGAACGAATCCTTAACCACACTGCTGTCTCACCGTTCCATCCGGGCTTATTTACCTGATTCTCTACCACCAGGAACTCTGGAAACCTTAGTCGCAGCGGCTCAATCTGCATCAACTTCGTCTAATCTGCAAACCTGGAGTGTGGTAGCAGTAGAAGATCCCCAACGCAAAGAGGAATTATCCCAGTTGGCGGGAAATCAAGCACACATCCGCCAAGCGCCTTTATTCTTAGTTTGGTTAGCAGATTTGGCTCGTTTGGCTTATGTGGCTGAGAGTCGGGGAAGTTCCCATGAAGCGCTGGAATACTTGGAATTGTTTCTGACAGCCACAGTTGATGCCAGCTTGGCCGCACAAAACGCTACACTAGCGGCTGAGTCTTTAGGTTTGGGAACAGTATATATTGGTGCCATCAGAAACAAACCAGAAGAGGTAGCAGCAATCCTCAATTTGCCTCCTGCGGTGTTTCCTGTGTTTGGGTTGACAGTAGGCTATCCAAATCCTGAAGTAAACGCCGCGATTAAGCCTCGGTTGCCCCAGTCAGCTATATTGCACCGTGAGACTTATCAATTATCACCGCAAGAAGAGGCGATCGCTCATTACAATGATGTGATCAAAGACTTCTATACTGAACAACAGATCAATATCGGTGTTGACTGGTCAGAACACTCATCACAGCGGATTGCTACTGTAGAATCTTTGAGAGGACGCGATAGGTTACGTCAAGTCCTCAATAACCTTGGCTTCAAGTTGCTGTAA
- a CDS encoding NAD(P)-dependent oxidoreductase, producing MSQKRILVTGASGCIGHYISEALIQQTEHELFLLVRNPDKLRVDTQARPGITVLQGDMQKISQFADLLSTIDTAVLTATAWGGSLTFDINVLKTIELIKLLNPDKCEQVIYFSTASVLNGQNQPLKEAGEIGTDYVSSKYNCLHQLAKLALAPKITTVFPTLVLGGDANKPYSHLTSGIPEVTKYINLIRFLKVDGSFHFIHGRDIATVVTYLIDNPPQEDEPHRLVLGQTELTVDQAVEQVCAYLGKRIYFRIPLSLSLANLIIAVFKIQMAAWDRFCMSYRHFTYDHVINPASFDLPNYCATMSDVLNISGVAGGKR from the coding sequence ATGAGTCAAAAACGAATTTTAGTGACTGGTGCTAGTGGCTGTATAGGTCACTATATCAGCGAAGCATTAATTCAACAAACAGAACACGAGCTGTTTCTACTGGTTAGGAACCCAGATAAACTCCGAGTTGATACTCAAGCACGTCCAGGTATCACCGTCTTGCAAGGTGATATGCAAAAAATTAGCCAGTTTGCTGACTTGCTATCAACAATTGATACTGCAGTGCTAACAGCAACAGCTTGGGGTGGTAGTCTCACATTTGATATTAATGTATTGAAAACTATAGAGTTAATCAAACTGCTAAATCCAGACAAATGTGAACAAGTAATTTATTTTTCTACAGCTAGCGTTTTGAATGGGCAAAATCAACCACTAAAAGAAGCGGGGGAAATAGGTACAGATTACGTTAGCTCAAAATATAATTGCTTACACCAATTAGCGAAATTAGCACTTGCACCCAAAATCACCACTGTTTTTCCCACTCTAGTTTTGGGCGGTGATGCCAACAAACCCTATTCTCATCTCACATCTGGTATCCCAGAAGTTACAAAATATATTAATTTAATTCGGTTCTTAAAAGTAGACGGTAGTTTCCATTTTATCCACGGGCGTGACATTGCCACCGTAGTCACATATTTGATTGACAATCCGCCCCAAGAAGATGAACCGCACCGCTTGGTTTTAGGTCAGACAGAGTTAACAGTAGACCAAGCAGTGGAACAAGTTTGCGCTTATCTAGGCAAAAGAATTTACTTTCGCATCCCTCTATCTTTGTCATTAGCGAACTTGATTATCGCTGTGTTCAAAATTCAGATGGCTGCTTGGGATAGATTCTGCATGAGCTATCGACATTTTACTTATGATCATGTGATTAACCCCGCTAGTTTTGACTTGCCTAATTACTGTGCAACCATGAGCGATGTTTTGAACATTAGCGGTGTTGCAGGTGGTAAGAGGTAG
- the hemE gene encoding uroporphyrinogen decarboxylase, whose translation MGVPSTAPNLLRVARGEVVDRPPVWMMRQAGRYMKAYRDLREKYPSFRDRSEIPEVAIEVSLQPWKAFQPDGVILFSDIVTPLPGLGIEMDIAEGKGPIIYSPIRTQAQVDSLHPLEPEAALPFIKTILQALRQEVGNQSTVLGFVGAPWTLAAYAVEGKGSKTYSVIKNMAFSEPAILHQLLTKLADAIAVYVRYQIDCGAQVVQMFDSWAGQLSPQDYDTFALPYQQRVFQQVKQTHPDTPLILLVSGSAGVLERMAQSGADVVTVDWSVDMADARARLGQHVKVQGNLDPGVLFGSKSFIRERILDTVRKAGNSGHILNLGHGVLPETPEENVAFFFETAKQLNALV comes from the coding sequence ATGGGTGTTCCCTCAACAGCGCCTAATCTCCTGCGGGTAGCTCGTGGTGAAGTAGTAGACCGTCCCCCTGTATGGATGATGCGACAAGCGGGGCGATATATGAAAGCATATCGAGATTTAAGGGAGAAGTATCCTTCTTTTCGCGATCGCTCCGAAATTCCCGAAGTAGCGATCGAAGTTTCCCTGCAACCGTGGAAAGCTTTCCAACCAGATGGAGTAATTTTATTTTCCGATATTGTCACCCCATTACCTGGCTTAGGTATTGAGATGGACATTGCGGAAGGTAAAGGGCCAATTATTTATTCGCCCATTCGCACTCAAGCACAAGTTGATAGCCTGCATCCCCTAGAACCAGAAGCAGCTCTACCATTTATCAAGACTATCTTGCAGGCGTTGCGCCAAGAAGTTGGCAATCAGTCAACAGTATTAGGTTTTGTCGGTGCGCCGTGGACTTTAGCTGCTTATGCAGTAGAAGGCAAAGGTTCCAAAACCTACTCTGTGATCAAAAACATGGCATTCTCTGAGCCAGCGATATTGCATCAACTGTTAACTAAATTAGCAGATGCGATCGCTGTTTATGTGCGCTACCAAATCGACTGCGGTGCCCAGGTTGTGCAAATGTTCGACTCTTGGGCGGGTCAATTGAGTCCCCAAGATTATGACACCTTCGCTCTCCCTTACCAACAACGAGTTTTCCAGCAAGTTAAGCAAACCCATCCCGACACACCTTTGATTTTGCTGGTTAGTGGTAGCGCTGGTGTTCTAGAGAGAATGGCACAATCTGGTGCAGATGTCGTCACTGTAGACTGGTCAGTAGATATGGCAGACGCACGAGCAAGATTAGGACAACACGTCAAAGTCCAGGGAAATCTCGACCCAGGGGTGCTATTTGGCTCTAAATCCTTTATCCGTGAGCGAATTCTAGACACAGTTCGCAAAGCTGGAAATTCAGGACACATCCTCAATCTCGGTCATGGTGTACTACCAGAAACCCCAGAAGAAAATGTCGCTTTCTTCTTTGAAACAGCAAAGCAGCTGAATGCACTTGTTTAG
- the argF gene encoding ornithine carbamoyltransferase: MAALIGRDLLGLGDLNSRELQELLQLATQLKSQQLQLRCNKVLGLLFSKASTRTRVSFTVAMYQLGGQVIDLNPNVTQVSRGEPVQDTARVLDRYLDILAIRTFAQEELESFAHYAKIPVINALTDLEHPCQVLADLLTIQEGFGDLTGLTLTYVGDGNNVANSLMLGCALAGMNVRIATPKGYEPDATIVAQARAIANNKTEVLLTHDPEVAAKDSTVLYTDVWASMGQESEADDRLPIFQPYQISQQLLSLADPKAIVLHCLPAHRGEEITEEVIEGSQSRVWDQAENRLHAQKALLVSILGAE, from the coding sequence ATGGCAGCGTTGATCGGACGAGATTTATTAGGTCTGGGAGACCTCAATTCTAGAGAACTTCAAGAACTTTTACAGTTGGCAACTCAACTAAAATCACAACAGTTGCAGTTGCGGTGTAATAAGGTATTGGGGTTATTGTTCTCTAAAGCTTCAACTCGCACACGGGTGAGTTTTACCGTGGCGATGTACCAATTAGGTGGACAAGTCATTGATCTCAACCCTAATGTTACCCAAGTGAGTCGCGGGGAGCCTGTACAGGATACAGCACGAGTGTTAGATCGATATCTAGATATTTTGGCAATTCGCACTTTTGCACAAGAAGAGTTAGAATCTTTCGCTCATTATGCCAAGATTCCTGTGATTAATGCCTTAACTGATTTAGAACACCCTTGTCAAGTATTAGCAGATTTATTGACAATTCAAGAAGGTTTTGGTGACTTGACGGGGTTAACTTTGACCTATGTGGGTGATGGCAATAATGTGGCTAATTCTCTGATGTTGGGTTGTGCGTTGGCGGGGATGAATGTGAGAATTGCTACTCCTAAAGGTTATGAGCCAGATGCGACGATTGTTGCACAAGCACGAGCGATCGCTAATAATAAAACTGAAGTTCTCCTCACTCACGATCCAGAAGTAGCTGCTAAAGATTCTACAGTACTTTACACCGATGTTTGGGCAAGTATGGGGCAAGAATCAGAAGCAGACGATCGCTTACCGATTTTCCAACCTTACCAAATTTCTCAGCAGCTATTGAGTCTTGCCGATCCCAAAGCGATCGTTTTACACTGCTTACCAGCCCATCGTGGTGAAGAAATCACCGAAGAGGTGATCGAAGGTTCCCAATCACGCGTTTGGGATCAGGCGGAAAATCGTCTCCACGCACAAAAAGCATTGCTTGTTAGTATTTTAGGCGCAGAATAA
- the lexA gene encoding transcriptional repressor LexA, translating to MERLTEAQQELYEWLAEYIRTHQHSPSIRQMMQAMNLKSPAPIQSRLEHLRTKGYIEWTEGKARTIRILRAAAPGVPILGTIAAGGLIEPFTDAVDHLDVSNLTLPPQTYALRVAGDSMIEDLIADGDLVFLRPVAEPEHLKNGTIVAARVDGHGTTLKRFYRSGDRVTLQPANRKYTPIEVPAIQVQVQGSLIAVWRDYN from the coding sequence ATGGAACGTTTAACAGAAGCGCAACAAGAACTGTATGAATGGCTGGCGGAATACATCCGCACACACCAGCATTCGCCTTCTATTCGGCAAATGATGCAGGCAATGAATCTGAAGTCACCAGCACCAATTCAAAGCCGTTTAGAACATTTACGCACGAAAGGATATATTGAATGGACTGAAGGAAAGGCGCGAACAATTCGGATTTTGCGTGCAGCAGCACCAGGTGTACCAATTTTGGGTACGATCGCTGCAGGTGGTTTAATTGAACCTTTTACAGATGCGGTAGATCATTTAGACGTTTCTAATTTAACTTTACCTCCCCAAACCTATGCTTTGCGGGTAGCTGGCGACAGCATGATTGAAGATTTAATCGCTGATGGAGATTTAGTCTTTCTGCGCCCAGTAGCAGAACCAGAACATCTCAAAAATGGGACGATTGTCGCCGCCAGAGTTGACGGACATGGTACTACATTAAAGCGTTTTTATCGCAGTGGCGATCGCGTTACCCTCCAACCCGCCAATCGCAAATACACCCCCATCGAAGTCCCCGCCATCCAAGTGCAGGTACAGGGTTCTTTAATTGCCGTTTGGCGTGATTATAACTGA
- a CDS encoding DNA phosphorothioation system restriction enzyme produces the protein MYLTRNPVQQLPTFQLKLPLVRESQGSYQTQQPLPGCPKMPASVALRQYQRQAMTSWFANNGRGTLKMATGSGKTLTALAIACELYQQINLQVLLVVCPYRHLVTQWARECEKFNLQPILAFENLRNWQSQLSTQIYNLRSGSQRFVTVITTNSTLIGDGFQSQLKYFPDRTLIIGDEAHNLGAPKLEESLPRRVGLRLALSATPERYFDDGGTQSLFDYFGPVLQPEFTLQDAIAQGALVHYLYNPILVELTEVESIAYLKLTKRIGRSLLYRERENRAAGDFEDNEDLKPLLMQRARLIGAAENKLQALRELMTSRRETTHTLFYCSDGSQEMGQRSSLRQLKAVAKILGVELGYKVSTYTAQTSLVEREVLRRQFESGKLQGLVAIRCLDEGVDIPAIQTAVILSSSGNPRQFIQRRGRVLRPHPGKERATIFDMIVLPPDLDRNTLEVERNLLKKELRRFVEFADLADNAGEARMKLLALQKRYGLLDI, from the coding sequence ATGTACCTGACGCGAAATCCAGTGCAGCAACTGCCTACTTTCCAATTAAAATTGCCATTAGTAAGGGAAAGTCAAGGCAGTTATCAGACTCAGCAACCATTACCAGGATGCCCCAAAATGCCAGCATCTGTTGCATTGCGGCAGTATCAACGACAAGCTATGACTAGCTGGTTTGCTAACAATGGCAGAGGTACGCTAAAAATGGCTACTGGTAGTGGTAAGACGCTGACAGCACTGGCGATCGCTTGTGAATTATACCAGCAGATTAACTTACAAGTCTTGTTAGTGGTGTGTCCCTATCGTCATCTTGTCACCCAATGGGCGCGAGAATGTGAAAAATTTAACTTGCAACCTATTTTAGCCTTCGAGAATTTACGCAATTGGCAAAGTCAACTTTCTACCCAAATTTACAATTTGCGTTCTGGTTCTCAAAGGTTTGTCACAGTAATTACTACCAATTCCACGTTAATTGGAGACGGGTTTCAGTCGCAACTCAAATATTTTCCTGATAGAACTTTAATTATCGGTGATGAGGCACATAATTTAGGCGCACCCAAACTTGAAGAAAGCCTACCCCGCCGTGTGGGGTTGCGACTGGCTTTGTCTGCAACACCAGAAAGGTATTTTGATGATGGTGGTACGCAATCTTTGTTTGATTATTTTGGCCCAGTCTTACAGCCAGAATTCACGCTCCAGGATGCGATCGCTCAAGGTGCTTTGGTACATTATTTGTATAATCCCATTCTGGTAGAGTTAACGGAAGTAGAGAGTATTGCTTATTTAAAATTAACTAAAAGAATTGGGCGCTCATTACTATATCGAGAACGAGAAAATCGAGCAGCGGGAGATTTTGAAGATAATGAGGATTTGAAGCCGCTGTTAATGCAACGAGCCAGATTAATTGGTGCTGCAGAAAATAAATTACAGGCTTTGCGGGAATTAATGACATCTCGTCGCGAAACTACTCACACACTATTCTATTGCAGTGATGGTTCTCAAGAGATGGGACAACGTTCATCTCTGCGACAACTCAAAGCTGTAGCTAAAATTCTGGGTGTAGAACTAGGTTATAAAGTCAGCACCTACACCGCTCAAACCTCTTTAGTCGAGAGAGAAGTATTACGTCGTCAATTTGAAAGTGGGAAGTTACAGGGTTTAGTGGCGATTCGCTGTTTAGATGAAGGTGTTGATATTCCCGCAATTCAAACTGCAGTGATTTTATCAAGCTCGGGTAATCCGCGTCAGTTTATTCAGCGGCGGGGGCGAGTTTTGCGTCCTCACCCTGGTAAGGAGCGCGCTACCATCTTTGATATGATCGTCTTGCCGCCAGATTTGGATAGGAACACTCTAGAAGTTGAGCGCAATCTGTTAAAGAAGGAATTACGCCGCTTTGTGGAGTTTGCCGATTTAGCTGACAACGCCGGCGAAGCGAGAATGAAGCTGCTGGCTTTACAAAAGCGCTACGGCTTATTAGATATTTGA